Part of the Syntrophorhabdales bacterium genome, GCTCGCTAAGAAGAACAACAATCACGCGATGCGGCTTGCCTTCGCATTCCTCCGCAACAAGGAGATGGTCAAGAAGCTCTTTGTGGAGATTGGTCAGCGCTACACGGACATTAACGGCGGATACACCAGAGTCGTCAAGATAGGCAGAAGAAAAGGCGATGCCGCTCCAATGGCGATTATAGAGCTGACGCTGAGGAAAGAAGAAGAGAAAGAGAAGAAGGACGAGGGAAAAAAGGCGAAGGGGAAAGGGCCCAAGGCCGAAAGAAAGACGAAAGAAGCAAAGCAGAAAGAGACAAAAGCCAAAGAGGAAAAGCCGAAGAAGGAAAAGAAGGCGAAGAAGACTAAAGACAAAGAAGCAGGAACAGAGGCGGGCGACAAAAAACCACGAGGTAGAAAGGTCAAGCAAGCAGAGCCTGAGGGAACAGAGGCGTAGATCCATTTTTGGGGGATCGTCTAACGGCAGGACCCAAGACTCTGGATCTTGATATCTAGGTTCGAATCCTAGTCCCCCAGCATTCCTCACAATGAACAAACGTATTGCCGTTATTATCCCCGCGTACAATGAAGAACAAACGGTCGGTGAGGTAGTCAGGGGTGTTAAAGCCCTGGGTCAGGATTTTGACGCCGTGGTTATCAACGACAGTTCCATGGACCGCACAGCGCAGAGCGCTGAGGCGGCTGGTGCTACAGTTATAGAACTGCCTTACAATCTGGGCATCGGGGGTGCAGTGCAGACAGGTTTCAAGTACGCCCTGATGCACGGCTATGATGCCTGCATCCAGGTGGACGGAGACGGCCAGCATCCGCCGGCAGAAATTGTGAAGGTAGTGGAGCCGCTTTTTGTGAATGACTGCGACATGGTAATCGGTTCTCGCTTTGTCGGGCGAACAGAGTACCGGGTGGCGTTCATGAGAGCGCTCGGCATCAAGATCATCTCAATCTTTCTGAGAATCACCTGCGGCATGCGGGTGAAAGACACGACGAGCGGGTTCAGGGCAATCAACAGGCGCGCAATGAGCTTCTTCGCGAAAGAGTATCCTCAGGACTACCCTGAGCCTGAGTCACTGCTCTTTGCTCACAAAAAGAAATTCAGAGTGGTGGAAGTGCCGATCACGATGAAAGACCGGCAGCACGGCATCTCATCGATCACTCCTTTCCGCGCCGCCTATTACATGGTAAAAGTGCTGCTTGCCATGACGATTGATTTATTCAGGGTCTTCTAGGGGCATCCTATGGCGCAAAACCAGTTGCTGATCGGAATTCTTGCCATCATTTTTTTTCTTTTCACTATCGAGTTCATCCGGAAACGCCACCTGCGGGAGGAGTATGCTATTCTGTGGCTTTCCATGTCGCTCGCCATAGCGCTGCTTTCTCTGTGGCCCGGGCTTGTCGGTTTACTAAGTACCCTTACAGGTCTCTTTTATGTCTCCGCCGTCGTTGTCATCATTTTTATTTTTTTGATTTCAGTGCTTATGCACTACTCCATTGTTATCTCAAGAATAAAAGAGACGAACAAGGAGCTTGTCCAGAGGTACGCCCTACTTGAATTAAGATTGAAGGAACTGGAACGCGGCCGGAAGAGCTAGTCTGCGATTGCGTTATTCCGGTTTGTTCGGTCGTCAAAGGTAGTCAGTTGTTTGCGGTTTGCGCTGTTCTGGAGCGGGCAACGGGGATCGAACCCGCGGCACCAAGCTTGGGAAGCTTGTACTCTACCAGCTGAGCTATGCCCGCCTCAACGTAATAATAAAAGAATCGGCGAGGTAAGTCAATAGTGGTACAATCCTCTGGTTTGTTCAGCGCGAAGAAGAGACAAGCCGGGGAAGCAAATAAACAGACAGGGAAACACCCGCTGTGGATCGCCTGATGTAGGAGAAGCGACGTGCTGGCCCATGTAAATGTCCAAAATGATTGCTTATCTGGTCGCAATCTGCTATAAAATTAGCTTCGCCTTCGGGACCGTACAACCGGCACATTTAGAAATAATCAGTTTGCAGGCAC contains:
- a CDS encoding glycosyltransferase family 2 protein — protein: MNKRIAVIIPAYNEEQTVGEVVRGVKALGQDFDAVVINDSSMDRTAQSAEAAGATVIELPYNLGIGGAVQTGFKYALMHGYDACIQVDGDGQHPPAEIVKVVEPLFVNDCDMVIGSRFVGRTEYRVAFMRALGIKIISIFLRITCGMRVKDTTSGFRAINRRAMSFFAKEYPQDYPEPESLLFAHKKKFRVVEVPITMKDRQHGISSITPFRAAYYMVKVLLAMTIDLFRVF
- a CDS encoding DUF2304 domain-containing protein yields the protein MAQNQLLIGILAIIFFLFTIEFIRKRHLREEYAILWLSMSLAIALLSLWPGLVGLLSTLTGLFYVSAVVVIIFIFLISVLMHYSIVISRIKETNKELVQRYALLELRLKELERGRKS